The genomic interval GACATTACGTTATACTTTGCCGATCCGGGTTGTCCGCACCAGCGTGGTACGAACGAAAACACCAACGGATTACTACGTCAATATTTTCCCAAAGGAATGGATTTTAGAAACGTCACTCCGCAAGAGGTCCGCCGGGTCCAAGATCTTATCAACCACAGAC from Pirellulales bacterium carries:
- a CDS encoding IS30 family transposase, translated to DITLYFADPGCPHQRGTNENTNGLLRQYFPKGMDFRNVTPQEVRRVQDLINHRPRECLGFQTAHEVFYASS